The region CGCGCTCTACCTCGTCGCGGCTTTGAAACCACGCGGCGAGTTTTTGCGCGCCCTCCTGCTCTATTGCCAGACGCGCCCTTAGCGTTTTGATTCCGCGCAACGTCAAAAAGCAGTCAAACGGCGAAGGCGTCGCTCCAAAGCCGTTTTGAACCTGATAGATTCTCCTGCCGATCGTATCGCTCGCGGCGACGGCAAGCCCCAAAACCAGATCGCTATGCCCGCCCAAAAACTTCGTGGCGGAATGCACGACAATATCCGCGCCGAGTTCGATCGGACGCTGCAAAAGCGGCGTCATAAAGGTGTTATCCACAATGGTAAGCAGATCGCGCTCTTTGGCGATCGCGATCGCGCCTTTCAGATCGGTGATTTTCAGCAACGGATTCGACGGCGTTTCCAAAAAGATCGCTTTGGTGTTCGGTTTGATCGCCCTTCGTATCTCGCTTAGATCGCTCGCATTTACGGCGGTATGCTCCAAACCAAAGCGTTTATAAAAGGTGTTGAGAATGCGGTAGCTCCCGCCGTAAATATCCTCCGCCGCCACGATATGATCGCCAGCCGCGAAAATACCCAGCGCGGAGCTTATCGCCGCCATTCCGCTGCTAAAGGCGTAACCGCGCGCGCCGCCCTCTAGCAGCGCGATCGTCTCCTCTAACGCCTTGCGCGTCGGATTGCCCGATCTAGCGTAATCGAACTCCTGATCGGCAAAAATATCCTTTTGCGCAAACGTGCTAGTCGCCACGATCGGCGTATTAAGCGCGCCCGTAGTCGGATCGACGCTGTGCGCGTTATGGATCAGTTTGGTCGCCGTTTTCATTGCAAATCCTTAAATCGTCCGCGATCGCGAAATGTTATCGCGAGGCGGACAAATCTCTATAGAAAAAACGCGGTCGTAAGTATAGGGAATAAAGTTAAAGACGCGCTTTCGGGCGAAACGATCGGCGGCGATCGCGCCGAGCGAAAAGGCGTATGCGCCGACGCGTTAGAACGGATCGAACAAGAGCGATTCGTTAGCGCCGATCTCCCCAAAGCGCGCGCTATACGGGCGGATTGAAAACGGCGAAACATTATAATCGACTATAACCGATAAAAGTTTGAGTTTCGCGACGTAGGGATCGTTAAAACGCGCAAAGCCGCCGCGCGGACGTTTTAAGAGACGGCGGTAGCCGCAAACGCGCGGGCGCTAGATCGTTTCTTGTTTAAGCGCCTATAGACCGAATTTTCGCAAAGCAATCGCGTTATAGTAGGGTTTTGCGTTATCGATCCGCGATTAAGCGCGTTTTTAAGCGGCGAATTGTCCGAATACGCGCCGCCGAAATTTTGCGCGGCTTTACTAATAGGCGGCGAGCGCTTGCGTAAGAGAGTAGGCGCTAAAATCACGGACATTTAAGAGCTCGGAAGGTCGTTTGTATGCAAAACTTTACCAAAGTTGAAAGAGTAACGCCTAAAAAGGTCCCCGCCCTTGAACGGCTAACGAACTTTGGAGAGATTTACGCGCTTTTTGACGGCGATAAAGCTAGCGCGCAAGCCGAGCGTTGCGTGCAGTGCGGCAATCCGTATTGCGCGATAAACGGCTGCCCGCTTCACAACTATATCCCCTATTGGCTCAAAGCGATCGCCGAGCAGGATCGCCGCGCGGCTTTCAGGCTAAGCAACGAAAATTCGCCTTTCCCCGAAATACTAGGGCGCATTTGCCCGCAAGATCGTCTTTGCGAAGGCGCCTGTACGCTGGGCGCGGACAACTTTGGCGCGATAAGCATAGGCGCGATCGAGACTGCGATTACCGAAGGCGAATTTGAGCGAGGCGCTATGATCGACTATCCCAAAGTTACCGGCAAAAAACGGGTCGCGCTTATCGGCAGCGGTCCCGCGTCGCTCTCGGCGGCTACCTTTCTGGCGCGCGCCGGTTTGTCGGCGGAGATTTTTGAAAAAGACGACAAGGCGGGCGGTTTGTTGACGTTTGGCATTCCCAATTTTAAACTGGACAAAAAAGCGGTCGATCGCCGCTTTGAGTTTCTGACTAAAGCCGGCGTAAAACTTCGTCTAGGAGTCGAGGCGGGCAAAGACATACAATTCGACGATCTGCTCCGCGATTTCGACGCGGTGTTCGTGGGCGTAGGAGCGCGACAACCCGCTAAAGCTAAAATCGAGAACGAAAACGCTAAGGGCGTAATAAACGCGATCGATTTTCTTAGCGCGGCTCAGAGCGAGCTTTTCGATCCCTCCAAAAAAAGCCCTTACGACGCGCGCGGCAAAAATATCGTCGTAATCGGCGGCGGCGATACGGCGATGGACTGCGTCCGAACCGCGTTAAGGCTTGGCGCTCAAAACGCGACGTGCGTATATCGGCGCTCGGAGGAGAGCATGCCCGGCAGCAAGAAAGAGTTTATCAACGCCAAAGAGGAAGGCGGCGAGTTTGTTTTTAATCGCGCTCCAAGCAAAATTGTCGTTAAAAACGGCGCGGCGATCGGCGTGGAGTTTGAGGAAACCAAAATTGCCGACGACGGCGCTCGCGGCAAACTCGTCGTCGTTAAAGGAAGCGCGAAAGTAATTCTCGCCGATATGACGATAATGGCTTTGGGATTTGAACACCAGAACAAATCGTGGCTAAAGGGCGTAAATCTCGCCGAAAACGGCGCGATCTTAACGGACGGCTTCGGACGCACAAATCTTAAAAACGTCTATGCCGGCGGCGACGCGGCGCGCGGCGCGAGCTTAGTCGTCAAAGCGGCTGCGGACGGCAAAAGAGCCGCGCTTTCTATTATTCATACGCTTTTAGCCGCTTGAAATGGAACCTTTTATAGCCGCGACAATCGACGCGATGCAAGAGATCGCGGCTTTACTACGCGAAAACGACGACGACTCGCTCTTTTATCCCGCCAAAGAGGGCGACGAAGGAATCGGCTACGGAGGCGATCGGAGTTTGCGAATCGATCTGATAGCGGAGGATATTTTTATCGATCGTTTAAGCCGTTTTGGGCGCGTTAATTCGGAAGAGCGAGGTTTGTTCGGCGAGGGAGCGGACGAGATCGTAATCGATCCGATCGACGGCAGCGCCAATCTCGCCTCCGGAATCCCGTATTACGGCGCGGCGGTGTCCCTTAAACGAGACGGCAAACCGCTGCACTCCATAATATGCAATCTCGCCAACGGCGACTGCTTTGTTAAATCGCTAAGCGATAGCTACCGACGCAATTTGCGCTCGCCCCAAAAAAAGCCGCTCGCGCGAAACCTAAAGCCGCTCGCGGGGATCTTTGAAAAGGCGTATTCGCATCCGAAAACAGCCGCGACGCTTAGAAAAAACGGCTTCAAATTTAGAAGTCCGGGCGCGCTCGCGCTCTCTCTCGCCTACGCGCGCGACGTCTCTTTCACGCTGGCGATAGGGCGCTCTAGGGAATATGATATAATCGCGGGATTGCATCTATGCGAAGACGTCTATCGTTTTGTTAGTGAAAAATTGATTATCGTAAGCGCGGATCTCGCCGTTTTTGAGCGGCTAAAGTCAATTTTTGTCGAGGGCAAAGAATGAGTTTTGGCGATTTTTTTAAGCGAGTCAGACGCGAGCGACCCGACGCCAAAGAGGCGCCCGTTCATTGGATTAAGTGCAAGAAATGTCAAGCTATTATGTATTACAAAGAGGTCGCCGCCAAACAATACGTATGTCCAAAGTGCGGACTACACATGCGTATTAGCGCGAAAGATCGCATCGAGCTTTTGACCGACGCGGATAGTTTTGAGGAGTTTGACGCGCAATTAAAGGCGGTCGATCCGCTCTCGTTCAGCGACAAGAAAAGCTACGCGCAAAGACTGGAAGAGGGCTTCAAAAAAACGCGGCGGCGATCGGCGGCGATTGCGGGCGAATGCGCGATCAACGGCATACCGACGCAAATCGTGGTTTTTGACTTTGATTTTATGGGCGGATCGCTAGGTAGCGTCGAAGGCGAAAAAATCGTCCGCGCCGTCAACCGAGCGATAGCCAAACGGCAAGGATTGATAATCGTTAGCGCCAGCGGCGGCGCGCGAATGCAGGAATCGACCTTCAGCTTAATGCAAATGGCTAAAACAAGCGCTTCGCTAAAAAAACTCGCGGCGGCTAAACTGCCCTTTATTTCCATTTTGACCGATCCTACCTTTGGCGGCGTGAGCGCGAGCTTCGCGTTCTTGGGGGATATTATCATCGCGGAACCGGGGGCGATGGTGGGCTTTGCGGGCGCTAGGGTAATCAAACAAACGATCGGCTCCGATCTGCCCGAAGGGTTTCAAAGCGCCGAGTTTCTGCTGGAATACGGGCTGATCGATATGATCGTAGATCGCGATCATCTCAAACAAACCGTAGCCGATCTGCTCCGCTTCACGCTCAAACGTTGATCGCTATCGATCTGAAATATATAAACAAGAGCGACGATAAGCTATTTTCATTAGCGCAAGAACATTATGTCAAGCTGATAAAACCGTATGCGAAGCTAAACGTCGCGCCGATATGGAGCGTTGCGATTGAAAAGGCGCAGAAGATCGGCGTCGCGCAAGCGCAAGAGGCTTACGCGCGGGCTTTCGCGGCGCAATCCTCGCGCTATTCAATCGCCCTGAGCGCGGAAGGCAAAGCGCTTGATACGGCTGGATTCGCCGCGTTAATCGCGAGTCGCCCCTCGTTTTGCTTCTATATCGGCGGCGCTTACGGGCTTAACCGCTCGTTTTGCGACGCTTGCGATCTAAGCGTTTCGCTTTCGCCGCTAACCTTCTCTCAAAGTCTTGCGCGCGTCGTTTTACTAGAGCAGCTTTATCGCGCCTTTACAATCGGCGCGAATCACCCGTATAACAAATAACGCGCTCGCCGCCCCCGTCCTTCCCGCCCCTTCTTAGTCATACCCGCGAAACGCGACCGCCCTTCGAGGCAAACGCGAAGTAACGCCGCGCGCGAGCGGCTTCCAAGCTGGCGTTTAAGCGCGGAGCTAATCGACGGCGTTAAATCCCGCGCCGATTTCGCGGGCGTTAGTTATAGCCGTTTTTTGGAGGAGTTAATACTCAAAGCCTTTACGCCGCGCGTTTATCGTAGAAAGCCGCTCGATAGAACCCCTTCGTTGTTCAAGCTTGACGATTTTTAGGGCGCGACGGCGATCGTCAAGCGCATATCGCACGCTTTGGCGAGCTTTTTCAAAAACGCAAGCGACGGGTTCAGCTTTCCCTGTTCGAGCTTGCTAATATTCGCCTGCGACGTTCCAATGCGCCGCGCAAGTTCGCGTTGCGTCAGATTGCGCGTCGTTCGCGCTTCGAGCGCCGCTTTCATCACCTGATATTCGGGTTCAAGCGCGTCGTATTCGGATTTAAGCGTTTCATTCGCGGCAAAGGCGCGGGTTTTATACTCTTGGTGCGTCATCTCGTTTTCTCCTTTGATAATCTTCGTAATAGCGTTTCGCCCGCTCTATTTCATTAGCAGACGTTTTTTGCGTCTTCTTGACAAAACCGTTCAGTAAAACTAACTTTCTCGCCTCCGCCGCAAAGTAAAAAATCCGCGCTATATCGCTTGCGAATTTAACGCGAAGCTCCCAGATTGCGCCGTCGATATGCTTTGCTAGCGGTTCGCGCAACGTCGCCCCCTTTTCTTCAAGCAGATCGATCGAGCGCAAAGCCTTCGCCGCGAACTTTGGCGCTAAAGAGTCCAGAAACTCCGCGACGGGGCAAGCGCCGTTTGCTTTCTTGTAGTATTCGATCAAATACATAGCGCAAATTATATCATATATAACATCATAATGGACAAAAAATCTCGAAAAATAATTTTGACCCCTATTTTTCGCGCGCACAAAATTGCAAACTGCCGCCATGAAACGAGCCGTTAAGTTTAATTTAACAAGCTACGGAGAGGTAACGCTTTAAAACGCCTATGGGGAGAGGCTTGCAAACTTCGCGCCTATTGCGATTACGAACGGCGATCAAACAATCTTTCTTGCCCCAAACGCCGATCCGCCGCAACGGGGCGCTTGCGTTTTATCGCAAGCGAGCGGCGGCGCTTTATTTATCGTTACGCGAAGCGAAATCGAAATCGAGTCTGAGAAGCTAACGCGACAACTGTCGCGGACAGGCTGGTTACTCCTTAACGGCGATATAAAGATAAGTTCGCGCCGTCGTTTATAGAGCGCATAGACGCTCATATACGCAACCTCCTGACCCTGCGCGGATATGAAGGCGCGTTTTTTGAGGATTTTTGTCGCGCCGAAAACGACGAGATAGAACGCGAGGGCTTAACCGCGCTCGATCTGCTGTTTTTTGATCTAGCGGGCGGCAATAGCCCCGACTATCCAACGGGAGCGTGAAAAATGAAGTTCTACGAATTGTGCAAGTATATTTGGCAAAATATCTATCCCAGAGTAGAGGAAATTAACGAGGCGATTAATCAAGCCGCAGAGACGGCGCGGCAAGCGGCGGATGAAGCGTTAGCGGCAACATGCCAGAGCGCGCAAGCCGCCGGTAATAGCGCAAGCGCGGCGAGCGCCGCCGCTTTGTTTCAATCCGCATGATCGCAAGGAGCGCGACGCGCTTCGGTTCGCGCCCCAAAGCCCAGCTTATGCTTCAATCCGTATGATCGCAAAGAAACGCAAGCGCTGGCGCGCAGTTTCATGTCGCGCGCCTGCGGAAACTTAAGCGGCGGGCGTTCGATTAGAAAAGGTCAAGCGTTTAGAGCAGGGTTATAATCGCTTGGCGATCGCGCGGTCCGTCAAAATCCGCGAAAAATACGCCCTGCCAGGGACCGATCAGCATTTGAGCGTTTTCGACCGGAACAACCACGCTAGAACCCATATACGCCGCTTTCATATGCGCGTCGCCGTTGCCTCCGGTATGCGCGTAACGCCCGTCCGAAGGGAAAAAATCGTGAAGTTTTTTCAGCAGATCGCGTTGGATATTGGGGTCTTTGTTCTCGCACACAAACACGCCGCACGTGCTATGCGGCGAGAATATATTAACAGCCGAAGCGTTTACGCCGCTTTTAATAATCTCTTCGTTGATCCTCTCCGTTATATCGATCATCTCCGTTTTATAACGGGTTTTAATCTCCAATTTGCTCACTTTTATATTCCTTTGCGGTTTAATCGCCCTCTCGCCGACCAATACGGGCGCTAACGACTTTATCGTTTGGCGCGATCGCTAAAACGCCGTTTCGCTTTTTGACGCGCGTATAGTTCAACCGATCTTATTTTCTCGCGGCGTTGTTGGTAATTTTATTATTATGCGCCTTAGCGCCGATTATCCGTCGCA is a window of Helicobacteraceae bacterium DNA encoding:
- the accD gene encoding acetyl-CoA carboxylase, carboxyltransferase subunit beta, with protein sequence MSFGDFFKRVRRERPDAKEAPVHWIKCKKCQAIMYYKEVAAKQYVCPKCGLHMRISAKDRIELLTDADSFEEFDAQLKAVDPLSFSDKKSYAQRLEEGFKKTRRRSAAIAGECAINGIPTQIVVFDFDFMGGSLGSVEGEKIVRAVNRAIAKRQGLIIVSASGGARMQESTFSLMQMAKTSASLKKLAAAKLPFISILTDPTFGGVSASFAFLGDIIIAEPGAMVGFAGARVIKQTIGSDLPEGFQSAEFLLEYGLIDMIVDRDHLKQTVADLLRFTLKR
- a CDS encoding glutamate synthase subunit beta; the encoded protein is MQNFTKVERVTPKKVPALERLTNFGEIYALFDGDKASAQAERCVQCGNPYCAINGCPLHNYIPYWLKAIAEQDRRAAFRLSNENSPFPEILGRICPQDRLCEGACTLGADNFGAISIGAIETAITEGEFERGAMIDYPKVTGKKRVALIGSGPASLSAATFLARAGLSAEIFEKDDKAGGLLTFGIPNFKLDKKAVDRRFEFLTKAGVKLRLGVEAGKDIQFDDLLRDFDAVFVGVGARQPAKAKIENENAKGVINAIDFLSAAQSELFDPSKKSPYDARGKNIVVIGGGDTAMDCVRTALRLGAQNATCVYRRSEESMPGSKKEFINAKEEGGEFVFNRAPSKIVVKNGAAIGVEFEETKIADDGARGKLVVVKGSAKVILADMTIMALGFEHQNKSWLKGVNLAENGAILTDGFGRTNLKNVYAGGDAARGASLVVKAAADGKRAALSIIHTLLAA
- a CDS encoding PLP-dependent aspartate aminotransferase family protein, whose protein sequence is MKTATKLIHNAHSVDPTTGALNTPIVATSTFAQKDIFADQEFDYARSGNPTRKALEETIALLEGGARGYAFSSGMAAISSALGIFAAGDHIVAAEDIYGGSYRILNTFYKRFGLEHTAVNASDLSEIRRAIKPNTKAIFLETPSNPLLKITDLKGAIAIAKERDLLTIVDNTFMTPLLQRPIELGADIVVHSATKFLGGHSDLVLGLAVAASDTIGRRIYQVQNGFGATPSPFDCFLTLRGIKTLRARLAIEQEGAQKLAAWFQSRDEVERVYYPSIGEGAKLHSSQADGFGAVLSFKTKTLEAALGFLKKVRLAASAVSLGGVETIVSYPVKMSHAAIPPNERERLGVSDALIRVSVGLEDIDDLIDDFDKALR
- a CDS encoding helix-turn-helix transcriptional regulator, whose protein sequence is MTHQEYKTRAFAANETLKSEYDALEPEYQVMKAALEARTTRNLTQRELARRIGTSQANISKLEQGKLNPSLAFLKKLAKACDMRLTIAVAP
- a CDS encoding secondary thiamine-phosphate synthase enzyme YjbQ, translating into MSKLEIKTRYKTEMIDITERINEEIIKSGVNASAVNIFSPHSTCGVFVCENKDPNIQRDLLKKLHDFFPSDGRYAHTGGNGDAHMKAAYMGSSVVVPVENAQMLIGPWQGVFFADFDGPRDRQAIITLL
- a CDS encoding 23S rRNA (pseudouridine(1915)-N(3))-methyltransferase RlmH; amino-acid sequence: MIAIDLKYINKSDDKLFSLAQEHYVKLIKPYAKLNVAPIWSVAIEKAQKIGVAQAQEAYARAFAAQSSRYSIALSAEGKALDTAGFAALIASRPSFCFYIGGAYGLNRSFCDACDLSVSLSPLTFSQSLARVVLLEQLYRAFTIGANHPYNK
- a CDS encoding inositol monophosphatase; its protein translation is MEPFIAATIDAMQEIAALLRENDDDSLFYPAKEGDEGIGYGGDRSLRIDLIAEDIFIDRLSRFGRVNSEERGLFGEGADEIVIDPIDGSANLASGIPYYGAAVSLKRDGKPLHSIICNLANGDCFVKSLSDSYRRNLRSPQKKPLARNLKPLAGIFEKAYSHPKTAATLRKNGFKFRSPGALALSLAYARDVSFTLAIGRSREYDIIAGLHLCEDVYRFVSEKLIIVSADLAVFERLKSIFVEGKE
- a CDS encoding type II toxin-antitoxin system RelE/ParE family toxin — translated: MYLIEYYKKANGACPVAEFLDSLAPKFAAKALRSIDLLEEKGATLREPLAKHIDGAIWELRVKFASDIARIFYFAAEARKLVLLNGFVKKTQKTSANEIERAKRYYEDYQRRKRDDAPRV